One window from the genome of Spiractinospora alimapuensis encodes:
- a CDS encoding DUF7010 family protein → MELVESLRLLAEENVSGVAFLSAYGATWLICGALWRWASARTAALATLFQGMVAFPVAFALSALIGAVGQDRPVAEEITQLSILVGTSQLLGLPFLIYLVVKQQYTLVPLAFAGITSMHFVLYSWLYQTPVYIVMALMISLGTATVMFTTSETRRQAAPARVCFLTGGLLLSTALLFLTLHRGIG, encoded by the coding sequence ATGGAACTGGTTGAGTCGCTGCGGCTCCTCGCCGAGGAGAACGTGTCCGGCGTGGCCTTCCTCTCGGCCTACGGCGCGACCTGGCTGATCTGCGGCGCCCTCTGGCGGTGGGCGTCAGCGAGGACGGCCGCCCTCGCCACGCTGTTCCAGGGCATGGTCGCCTTCCCCGTGGCCTTTGCCCTCTCGGCACTGATCGGGGCGGTGGGTCAGGATCGGCCCGTCGCGGAGGAGATCACGCAACTGTCGATCCTGGTCGGGACCTCCCAACTTCTGGGACTACCGTTCCTGATCTACCTCGTCGTCAAGCAGCAGTACACCCTCGTGCCCCTGGCCTTCGCGGGGATCACGTCGATGCACTTCGTGCTCTATTCGTGGCTGTACCAAACGCCGGTCTACATCGTGATGGCCCTCATGATCTCCCTGGGCACGGCCACGGTAATGTTCACCACTTCGGAGACCCGACGACAGGCGGCACCGGCACGGGTCTGTTTCCTGACCGGTGGCCTGCTCCTGTCGACCGCGCTGCTCTTCCTGACCCTTCACCGAGGGATCGGATAG
- a CDS encoding alpha/beta hydrolase: MSETVRASAHLPEPERGMVTTRDGVELETALLTAAEPRDNVIVVASGFTGGWRMEPNRRIASGLLRVADVMSFDFRGHHGSTGESTVGDREIHDLRAVVDHLTERGYTRIVTVGFSMGASVAIRHAALMGGVDAVVAVSGPSRWYYRGTLRMRLLHIGVEHRIGRFFLRMSRNVRVTRHEWDPIPPDPTELAGSVTPRPLLVIHGDSDDYFPVEHAQRIHEAANEPKELWLVPGLRHGESAMTEELVDSIAEWVAERLSTE, encoded by the coding sequence GTGTCCGAAACGGTGCGGGCCTCGGCCCATCTCCCAGAACCCGAACGGGGCATGGTCACCACGCGCGACGGTGTCGAGCTCGAGACCGCGCTGCTGACCGCCGCCGAGCCCCGTGACAACGTCATCGTCGTCGCCAGCGGATTCACCGGCGGCTGGCGCATGGAACCCAACCGGAGGATCGCGAGCGGGCTACTGCGCGTCGCCGACGTCATGTCCTTCGACTTCCGTGGTCACCACGGGTCGACGGGCGAGAGTACGGTCGGCGACCGCGAGATCCACGACCTGCGGGCCGTCGTCGACCACCTCACGGAGCGGGGTTACACCCGCATCGTCACGGTGGGTTTCTCCATGGGTGCCTCCGTGGCCATCCGGCACGCCGCGCTCATGGGGGGAGTGGACGCGGTCGTCGCCGTGTCCGGGCCCAGCCGTTGGTACTACCGCGGCACCCTGCGCATGCGGCTACTGCACATCGGGGTCGAGCACCGTATCGGTCGCTTCTTCCTCCGCATGTCCCGCAACGTCCGGGTCACGCGGCACGAGTGGGACCCGATCCCACCGGACCCCACGGAGCTCGCCGGCTCGGTCACTCCCAGACCACTGCTCGTCATCCACGGGGACAGCGACGACTACTTCCCGGTCGAACACGCCCAACGCATCCACGAGGCCGCCAACGAACCCAAGGAGCTGTGGCTGGTGCCCGGACTCCGGCACGGCGAGTCCGCCATGACCGAGGAACTGGTCGACAGCATCGCCGAGTGGGTCGCGGAACGCCTCTCCACGGAGTGA
- a CDS encoding CPBP family intramembrane glutamic endopeptidase, with amino-acid sequence MPWSDVNPEFTLLIAPVGLALLVYAAVGEPLVNRWLYRRLERRRVRDRRALTRTYLIAMAVHAVWILAVVAAIVLSPGVAFGDLGLRVPHNLIPLIGAVLAFAAAIGVAFLLPLLRGSRAPTGPPDQLGPPEGYSPPEEYGPPDNGAHTQAFPPPADPYGAPPGAEPHGAATQTFSPSTERHDEDDSAQGEVLAPRTRSERRMSFLATIVAAIAEELLYRGFLVTFGVSMGLPLWIVAPVSCVLYAVGHIYQGWRGLLGPGLLGVLYMVLYLGTGSLVVAIVAHVLLGVSLLLMTGKGRRHRAP; translated from the coding sequence GTGCCCTGGTCCGACGTGAATCCCGAGTTCACCCTTCTCATCGCGCCGGTGGGACTGGCGCTGCTGGTCTACGCCGCGGTGGGGGAACCTCTGGTCAACCGGTGGCTGTACCGCCGCCTGGAACGTAGGCGGGTGCGGGACCGCCGCGCGCTGACCCGTACCTATCTCATCGCGATGGCCGTCCACGCCGTGTGGATCCTGGCCGTGGTCGCCGCGATCGTGCTCTCGCCCGGTGTCGCCTTCGGCGACCTGGGACTCCGCGTCCCGCACAACCTCATCCCGCTCATCGGTGCCGTCCTCGCTTTCGCGGCGGCCATCGGCGTGGCGTTCCTGCTCCCGCTCCTGCGTGGATCACGCGCGCCCACCGGTCCGCCGGACCAGCTTGGCCCTCCCGAGGGATACTCCCCACCCGAGGAGTACGGCCCGCCGGACAACGGCGCCCACACGCAGGCCTTCCCGCCCCCGGCGGACCCCTACGGAGCTCCCCCCGGGGCGGAGCCGCACGGTGCGGCGACGCAGACGTTCAGCCCGTCCACCGAGCGACACGACGAGGACGACTCGGCGCAGGGCGAGGTCCTCGCACCGCGAACCCGGTCCGAGCGACGCATGTCGTTCCTGGCCACCATCGTCGCCGCCATCGCCGAGGAACTTCTCTACCGCGGGTTCCTGGTCACCTTCGGGGTGAGCATGGGGCTGCCCCTCTGGATCGTCGCCCCGGTCTCCTGCGTGCTCTACGCGGTGGGCCACATCTACCAGGGCTGGCGCGGACTCCTCGGCCCCGGACTCCTCGGCGTGCTCTACATGGTCCTCTACCTGGGTACCGGCAGCCTCGTCGTCGCGATCGTGGCTCACGTCCTCTTGGGCGTTTCCCTGCTGTTGATGACCGGTAAGGGACGCCGTCATCGGGCACCATGA